The sequence GGACGCGTTCAAGCGCGGCAAGGCGCGGGTGCTGGTCGCCACCGACATCGCCGCGCGCGGCATCGACATCGACGAGCTGTCGCACGTGGTGAACTTCGACGTGCCCCACGTCGCCGAGGACTACATCCACCGCGCCGGCCGGACCGCGCGGGCGGGCGCCGTCGGTGAGGCCGTGACCTTCGTGGCCCCCGACGAGATGGGCGGCCTCCGGGCCATCGAGCGAGCCCTCGGGGCGTCCCTCCCACGGCTCACCCTGGCCGGCTTCGACTACGCAGGCCGGCCAGCCGAAAAGCTCGAAGTGCCCCTGGCGACGCGCGTGGCCGCCATCCGGGCCCGGCGGGCCGACGAGCGGGCGCGTGCCCGGGGCAACGCCTTCCGCCGGGACGCCAGCCAGCCGACCCTGGCGGGTCACCGCGGGCGGTAGGCCGGTCCCCCCGGGCCTTGTAGGTCCGACCCTTTGCTTGGAGGGACAAATCAGGTAACTGCTTGAAAAGTCGGCATGTGAGCCGTGGCCCCGGCATTGCAGTTTCCTGGATGCAGGAGGGTAGCGACCATGTCTGGCTCCGAGGCACCGTCCGGAAAACGCATTTTGGTGGTGGATGACGAGGCGCCCCTCGCCGCGCTGATGACCGACATACTCTCGGCAGATGGGTACACGGTGGACATCGCCGTCAACGGTCTGGCCGCCCTGGCCCACATCGAGCGCGGCGCCTATGACTTGATCCTGAGCGATCTGCGCATGCCGGAGCTGGACGGGCCCGGTCTTTACCGCGAGCTCGAGCGGCGGCGGCCCGAGCTGGCGCGTCGCATCGCCTTCGTGACGGGCAGCGCACAGTCTGTGGGGATGGAGCACTTCCTCGAGAAGACGGGCGCGCCCATCCTCTACAAGCCGTTCCGCATCCAGGATCTGCAGAAGCTCGTCAGCGATCTGCTCGAGCGCTAACGGCGCTTGGGCGCGCGTAGTACGATGCGGGCATGTGCTGGGCCCGCGTCGGCATCGTGCTGATGCTCCTCGGCGCGCCCGCCGTGGCCCAGGACACCCCGATCGCCCTGCCGGCCGGCTTCCACCTCGAGGCCTTCGCGCGCGACGTCCCCGGCGCGCGCTTCATGACGCTGGACCCGAATGGCACCGTGCTCCTGTCCCAGCCGCGTCAGAGCCGCGTGGTCGCTCTGCCCGACGCCAATCGTGACGGCCGCGCCGATCGCGTGGTGACGGTGGTCGAGGGCCTGAACCGGCCGCACGGGCTGGCCTTCAAGGACGGCGCCCTCTACGTCGCCGAGACGGGCCGCGTGCTCCGCCTCCGCTACGACCCGGCGACGCTGAAGGCGAGCGATCCCCGGCCGATCGTCCCGAGCATTCCCTCGGGCGGCGGCCACTGGACGCGCACGATCGCCTTCGCCCCGGACGGCCGGCTCTTCGTGTCCGTCGGCTCGTCGTGCAACATCTGTAAGGAATCAGACGCGCGGCGCGCCGCCATCGTGCGCTACGAGGCCGACGGATCCGGCGAGCGGCTCTTTGCCACCGGGCTCCGCAACGCGGTGGGGATCGCGCTCCTCCCCGGCACGAGCACGCTCTGGGCCACCGTGAACGAGCGCGATTGGAAGGGCGACGATCTGCCGCCGGAGTACGTCACCGAGGTGAAGGAGGGCGGCTTCTACGGCTGGCCCGAGTGCTACGTGTCGGGTAAGAAGGTCGTGCTGGACGAGCGCGCGGGTGACCGCTGCCAGAAGGTCACGCTGCCCACCGTGGAGGTGCAGGCTCATTCCGCGCCCCTCGGCATGGCCTTCTACACGGGACAGCAGTTCCCCACCGAGTATCGCGGGAGCCTCTTCGTCGCGTATCACGGCTCGTGGAACCGGTCGGTGCCGACGGGCTACAAGGTCGTGCGCATCCCGTTCGCGAACGGGCAGCCGTCGGGGCCGGTGACGGACTTCGCCACGGGCTGGCTCGCCGGGAACCGTCAGGTCGACGGGCGGCCGGTGGACGTGCTCGTGGGCCGGGACGGCGCCCTCTACATCTCCGACGATCACGCGGGCGCGGTGTACCGGGTGACGTACCGGCCCTAGCGCCGTTACTTGGGTTCGGGGGCGAGGCGGACCACCATCTTGCCGAGGTTGTCGCCGGTGAAGAGGCCCATGAAGGCCTTCACGGCGTTGTCGATCCCCTCCACCACCGTGACCTCGTGCTTGATTCGGCCGGCGCGCAGCCAGCCGCCCACCTCGGCGAGGAAGGCCGGATACTTGTCGAAGTGGTCGGAAATGATGAAGCCCTGCATGAGGACGCGGTTGCCCACCATGTTCATCATGGAGCGCGGGCCGGGCTCCGGCGTCTCCAGGTTGTACTGCGAGATCATCCCGCAGAGGGGGATGCGCGCGAACGGATTCACCAGCCGCAGCACGGCGTCGAGCATCGCGCCGCCCACGTTCTCGAAGTAGACGTCCACGCCCTGCGGGCAGGCGGCGCGCAGCGCCTCGAAGAGATCGGGCGCCTTCCGGTAGTTGATGGCGGCGTCGGCCCCGAGCTCCTTGGTGAGCCACGCGCACTTCTCGTCGTTGCCCGCCGTGCCCACCACGCGGAGGCCGAGGATCTTGCCCATCTGCACCACGAGCGAGCCGGTGGCGCCCGCCGCGCCCGAGACCACGAGGGTCTCGCCGGCCTTGGGCTTGCCGATCTCCTTCAAGCCGTACCAGCCGGTGAAGCCGGGCACGCCGAGCACGCCCAGGTAGGCCGGCAGCGGCAGCGAGCGGTCGAGCACGCTGAGCCCCTCGCCATCCGACACGAAGTACTCGCGCCAGCCCAGCATGCTCGACACGAGGTCGCCCAGCTTCAGCTTGGGATGATTCGACTTCACCACCTGCCCCACCGCGCGCCCATCGGCGGGCTGGCCGACCTCCCAGGGCTTGGCGTACGAGCGGCGGTCGTTCATGCGGCCTCGCATGTAGGGATCGACCGACATGTAGAGGTTCTTCACCAGCACTTCGCCCGGACCCGGATCGGCCACCGAGACCTCGACGAGCTTGAAGTCGCTCGGCTGGGGCGCCCCCGAGGGCCGGGCGGCGAGCAGGATCTGGCGGCTTGCGGTCGGCACCGCCCCCTCCCTACACCACCGCGGACATGCCGCCGTCGAAGTTGATGGCGGTGCCCGTGATGTAGGACGCGCGGTCCGAGACGAGGAAGGCGACGAGGTCGCCGAACTCCGCGGCGTGCGCCACGCGCCCCACCGGGATGCGCTTGGCCAGCTCCGTGTAGTGGCTCTCGAGATCGCCGTCCTTGGCGCGCCGGTCGATCTGCGCGCTGCGCACGAGGCCGATGCAGATCGTGTTCACGAGGATCTTGTCGGCCGCGTACTCGTGGGCGAGGGACTTGGTGAGGTTGATGCCCGCCGCCCGCGACACGCTGGTGGGCAGGGAACGCGGGGCGGGGGTCTTCCCGCCCACCGTGGTCACGTTGACGATGCGCCCGCCGCCCCGCCGCTTCATGATCGGGATGACCTGCCGGCAGAAGCGGATCGCGCCCATCACCTTCAGCTCGAAGTCCTCGTGCCAGATGTCGTCCTCGACCTTCTCGAAGGCGGCCGCCGCCGAGGTGCCGGCGTTGTTGAGCAGGATGTCGACCCCGCCCCACCTGTCCTGGGTGGCCCGCACCACGTTCTCGATGTCCGCGGCCTTGGTGGCGTCGGCGGGAATGGCCAGGAGGTCGCCCCCCGTCGCCTTGCGGATGCCGTCCGCCGCCGCCTCCAGCACGTCCTTGCGCCGCGCGCAGATGGTCACCTTCGCGCCTTCGCGCGCCAGGCGCTCCGCCGCCGCGCGCCCCAGCCCCTCGCTGCCCCCGCTGATGATCGCGATCTTGCCGCCGAGTCCCAGATCGAGCGCCATGTCGCCTCCCTTGGTGGGTTTACGCGTCGCTGCTATCGTGGTCCTTCCTCAGCGGCCCTTGAACACCGGCTCGCGCTTCTCGACGAAGGCCCGCGTGGCCTCGCGCCAGTCCTCGGTCATGCCGCTGCGCGTGTGGCCCCAGGCTTCCAGGTCGAGCACGTCCTTGAGCCCGCCGCTCTCCGCGGCGTTGAGATTGCGCTTCATGTAGCGATAGGCCACCGACGGCCCCTTGGCAAGGCGGGTGGCGAGCGCCATGGTCTCGGTCTCGAGCATGGCGTCGGGCACCACGCGATTGACCATGCCCAGGGCGAGGGCCTGCTGCGCATCCACCAGGTCGGCGGTGAGATAGAGCTCGCGCGCCTTCGCGGTGCCGACGAGCTGGGTGAGGAAGTAGCTGCCGCCGAAGTCGCCCGAGTAGCCCACGCGGGCGAAAGCGGTGCCGTACTTCGAGGTGTCGGAGGCGATGCGCATGTCGCAGGCCAGGGCCAGGGAGAGCCCGGCCCCCGCGGCGGCGCCGCGCACCATGGCGATCGTGGGCTTGGGCATCTCGTGGAGCCAGCGCGACACCTCCATCCGCGCGCGCAGGTTCTGGGCCTTGTCCTCCAGGCTGGCGTCGTCACCCTCGCGGCCCTCGGCCATGGCCTTGACGTCGCCGCCCGCGCAGAAGCCGCGGCCCGCGCCCGTCACCACCACCACGCCCACGTCGGGATCGGCGGCCAGGCGCGGCATCGCCTCGAGCAGCGCATCGAGCATGTCGCGGGACATGGCGTTCAGCCGGTCGGGGCGGTTGAGGGTGAGCAGGGCGATGCGGTCCTTGACGGCCTCGAGCAGATCCTGGGTCATCGCGGCTCCTCCGGGACGGGGGGTAAGTGCCGCGATCATCGCCGCCCGGGGCGGCCCGCGCAAGAGGAGACCGGCCCGCGCAAGGGGGGACGGCGAAGGGTGGGGACGAGGAGAGTTGTTCTACTCTGCGAACCAGCCGCTGACCATCCAGCAGCCGCCGGCCACGACACCCGCCAGCGCAACCGTCGCGGCCGAGAGGTCGCCGGACGCCACCATCACCATCGGCACCGCCACCAGCGCCATTCCCACCAGGGTCTTCATGGAGCGAACCCTCCTGGCAGAAGTGGACAGCATTTGACGTACCACTGACGTACCACCGAGGGGGAAGTCGCAAAATCCGCCACTTGGCTAGCAGCTCGGCCTGGGATCGGGCGCGAACGCCCGGGATGCGGGGAGACTATGCCCGGTAAGAGAAACCGGATGCCCGCTCAGGCGACGGGCTCGTGCTCGTCCAGCGGGACCATGAACGCGCCGATGGACTCGAGCGCCTCGTCGTTCTCGGGCCGCCACCGGCGGTGCCCCTGGCGACGCTCCATGCCCGGGTCGATGTGCTCGCGGCGCCGCTCGCCGCGGCGCCGGTCGATCATCACCTGGACTTCCTCCTCCGCCGAGAAGTGGCCGATCAGGTATTCGCGCAGCTCGGGCCGCCTTTTCGACACGATGAAGAGGTAGCGGGCCATGTCGTCCATCCCCGTTGGATAAAGCAAGTTCCCTGCCCCTGCCCACAGGCCAGGGTTTCCGGCAAGATCCACCCGAGCCTCGCACGCCGGCCCGGAAAGCGTAAGCTTTTCCGACGAGGGCGAGGCGCGGATCAGACGTGGCTATACAGATCCTCGCGCGTCGTGGGACGGTCGAAGGACCGGTCCCACTGCTTACGCATGAGCACCTGATAGAGGCCAATGTGGCCTTCCTGGAAGGCCACCGATGAGCAGGTCAGGTAGAGGCGCCAGATCCGGTAGACCTTCTCACCCACGATGGCCCGCGCCTCGTCCGCGCGTGCGTCGAGGCGCTCGACCCACTGCCGGCACGTGCGCGCGTAGTGCAGGCGCAGCCCCTCGACGTCGAGGATCTCCCAGCCCGCTCGCTCCTGTTCCGTCATGGTCTCGGTGAGCCCGGCGAGATCGCCGTTGGGGAAGACGTACTTGTAGAGGAAATCGGTCTGGCTGCTCGGCTTCCAGTGGAACTCGTGCGTGATGCCGTGATTGAGGTACAGGCCGTTGTCGTTGAGCATCTCGCGCACGCGGCCGAAGAAGGCGGGGTAGTTCGGGATGCCCACGTGCTCGATCACGCCGACGGCGGCGATCTTGTCGTAGCGGGCGCCGGCAGGAAGGTCGCGGAAATCGCGATGCTCGACCAGGCAGCGGTCGGTGAGGCCCTCGCGCCTGATGCGCTCGGCGGCGAAGTCCGCCTGCGCGCGCGAGAGCGTCACCCCGTGCGAGCGGACGCCGTAGTGCTGGGCGGCCCAGATGGCGAGGCTGCCCCACCCGCATCCGATGTCGAGCATGGTCTCCCCAGGCTGCAGGCGCAGCTTGCGGCACACGAGGTCCAGCTTGTCCGCCTGCGCGTCCTCGAGCTTGCCGTCGGGGTCGCGGTAGTACGCGCACGTGTAGACCATCAACGGATCGAGGAACAGCGCATAGAACTCGTTCGACATGTCGTAGTGGTACGAGATCGACTGCGCGTCATGCGCCTTGCTCCGCCGCCGCTTCATGCGCCCGCCCCCTGTTCTTTCATCCCGAAGATGGTGTCGAAGACGACGCGCCGCCGGGCCCGCGCGGAGCCCAGGACGACGCGCACTGCCGTGCGCGCGAGCGCCCCGGGCAGGCGGCTCAGCTGCCGCCCGATCCAGGTAGGCTCGCCCGCGCCATAGAGCGCGACGATCTGTCGGGCATAGCCGTCCAGCGACGCGCGGCCCCGCAGCATGCCCTCGGCGACGCCGGCGGCGAGGATGCCGCTGCGGATGGCGGGCCCGATACCCTCGCCGGAGAGGTCGCGCGCGAGCCCCGCCGCGTCCCCGATCAAGCAGAACCCCGGTCCGGCCAGGCGCCGCGGCGCCTGGCGCCGCACCACGTAGGCGTGGCCCTTGAAGGGCTCGAGCGGGAGATCCGCGGGCAGCCGGCCCGCCGCGCGGAGGGCGGCGACGAGGGCTTCACGCCGGCGCGGGAGGCTCCCATCGGCGCCGCCGGTGATCCCGATGCCCACGTTGATGAAGTCGCCCTTGGGAAAGAACCAGCCATACCCGCGGAGATCGGCCTCCACGTAGATGTCGGGCGCATCCATGAACCGCTCGAGCCGCGCGCGCCACTCGGGGGACAGCCGCGTCTCCGACTCCTGCGCCACCACGACCTCCTCGCGCTCCGACACCTCGCCGAGATCGCGCGCCACCGGGCAGCGGTGGCCGCCCGCGCCGATCACGAGCGGCGCCTCGAAGGCGCCGCGCTCCGTCTCCACGCGCGCGCCCGCGGGGCCGGCGGTGACCTTCGTCACGCGCATGCCCCAGCGCACGTCGGCCCCCACGGCGGCCGCCCGCTCCAGCAGGAAGTGGTCGAACTCGCGGCGGATGATCCCGTACGAGGCGGGGCGCCGCCAGCGCGTGTCGTGGCGGGTGCCGTCGAATTCGAGCGCGCACGCGGCGAAGCCCTGGATGGTCAGTGGGTATTTCTCGGGATCGATCTCGAGGTCGGCGAGCGCGGTGGGCGTGACCCAGCCCGCGCAGATCTTCACCCGGGGAAAGACGGCCGCGTCGAGGACCAGCGGGCGGAAGCCCGCGCGCGCCAGCCGCCACGCCGCGGTGCTGCCGCCGGGCCCGCCGCCCACCACGATGACGTCGGCGGCGGGCACGCTCACGCGCTCCAGAGGGAGCGGAGAATGCGGAGGCGCTGGCCGAGCGTGACCTTGATCGCCTCCACCTCGTCGGCCACCCGCATCGCGGCGAAGAGATCGCCCTCGATGTCGATGGCGCTCGTCGCGTACGCCTCGGCGAAGTGGCCGGGCGAGGGATCCCGCATCAGCTCCGCGAAGGTCTCGGCCCGATGCACAACGACCGTGCAGGCCGGCTCTCCCCGGCCGAGCCGCACCTCGGTGCCGTCCCAGAGACGGAAGGCGAGCGGGGTCCGGAGGGAGGCGAATACCTCCTTCAGGATCGACGCAGCGACGGGTGCACTCGGGCGCAGCCGGAGCAGTGCGGGCATTGGGAGCTCTTTGCGGCTTTGTATACGGCCGGGCCCCGCATTGTCAACCAGGCCTCACCGCCTGCGGCGCGTCCCCCGAGGAACGGCTGGTGCCCCGCCGACACCGGGCCTGGAGGTCCGGCTTAAGGACATGTCGCAAGTGCCTGAATCGACGAGGCCGCTGGACTAGCCCCGGCCGCCGCCCGATGGCACCGGGGTTGCTACCTATAGGCGCCGCGCGAGCCCGGACGGCCGCGCCCGCCTCACCTCTCACCCACGGGAGGACGCCATGCCCTTGGCCCTCGCGACACGGCCAGCGCTTGAGACGAGCCGGCCATACCTGGACGAGCTGCCCAAGGAGGCCATGCGCCGCACCATTCGCGACCTGCTGGAGTCTCCCGAGCCTCTCGCGGAGGTGGAGACGGTCTTCGACGTGCCGGTGATCGCGCGGCGCTGTCTCGGCCGCCACTGGCCCACCCAGTCGCCCCCCGAGCGGGCCGAATTCACCGACGCCCTCGCGGCACTCCTGGTCGACACGCTCCGGGACACCGTCGGCCCGGCGAGCCGCATCCGCTACACCACGCAGAGCGCGAGCGGCCCGCTCGTGACCGTGAAGGCGGAGCTCGCGCGGGAGGGCGGCGCGTCCGCGGCGCTCGAGCTCCGCGTGCATCGCGTCCGCGGCCGGTGGCTCCTGAACGACTTCGTCGTCGACGGGATGAGCTTCGTGGCCCAGCACCGGGCGGACATCGAGCGCGCCCTCGCCGGCCCCGGCGAGGCCCGCCTCAGCTCGTGACGGCGATGGCCGCGTGGACGGCGTTGCTGACGACGTCCAGGCGCTGGCTGTGCCAGGGATCGGGCACGCGGCTGTTCGTGAGATACGCGAACGACACGCCGGAGGCGGGGTCGCCCCAGCAGTAGGACGAGCCCACGCCGCCGTGGCCGAACGTCCGAGGGTGGGCGAGCGAGCCCAGCCCGCGAATGGTCTCGGTGGTGCCGCGCACGTGGGGCCCGAGCCCCCGGTGCATCGGCATGCCCATGTAGTGGTCCAGGCGCTCGCCCGTGAAGTTCCGCGTCACGTACTCGACCATTCGAGTGGAGAGAAAACGGGCCCCGTTCAGCATGCCGCCCTGGACCATCATCTGGTAGAAGGCGGCCATGGCCCGCGCGGTGGCATAGCCGCCGCCGCCCGGCGTGCCCGCGCGGCGGAACTCCGCGGAGGCCTCGTCGGGCCGCCGCACCTGCCGCCGCCCGTCCTCGGCAGGCTCGTGCATGTCCACCGAGCGTGCGTGCTGCGCGTCGGGGAGCCCCACGAAGAGCTCACCCGCGAGCCCCAGCGGCTCGACCACGTGATCGCGGATGAACGCGCGATAGTCGGTCTTGGTGAGCCGCTCGATGAGCACGGCGGCCACCCAGTGGGCGGCGCGGCCGTGATAGTGCACGCGCGAGCCCGGCGTCCAGTCGAGCGTGAAGCCGCAGACGGTCCGGGCCAGCAGGTCGTGGTCTTCCCACGCCGCCTTGGGCACGTCGGCGTCGGGGAATCCGCCCTGATGCGTGAGGAGCTGAAGGATCGTGATGCCGCCCTTACCGTTGGCCTCGAAGCCCGGCACGTGCATGGCCACCGGATCGGTGAAGCGGAGCGCGCCGCGCTCCGCGAGCAGCCACACCGCGCACGCGGTGATGACCTTGGTATTGGAGTAGAGGAGCCACAGCGTGTCGTCGCGCGCCGGCGTGCGCGGGTCGAGGCGCGCCTCGCCGAAGGACTTGACCAGCGCGAGCTTGCCGTGGCGGGCCACCGCGATCTGCGCCCCCGGATACCGGCCTTCGGTGAGATGGCCGTTGATGATCTCGGTGAGACGCTCGAGGGCCTGCGGATCGAAACCGAGCGACGCGGGCGCGGCGGACGCGACGAGGAAGGCCATGGTCACCTCTCCGGATTGGGGTGAAGGAGCGACGCGGCGAGTGTAGGCGCGCCCTCGCCGACCTGTCAACGCCCGCAGCCTTCCGCTATACTGCGGCGCGTGCCCGCCTCCCCTCTCCTCGACGGCCTCGTCGTCCTCGACTTCACGCGCGTGCTCGCCGGGCCGTACTGCACGCGCCTCCTCGCGGATCTGGGCGCGCGCGTCATCAAGATCGAGCGGCCGGGCGAGGGCGATGAGATGCGGCGGGCGCATCTGCAGCTCGAAGCGGGGCGTGACGACCAGAGCACCTACTACACGCGGGTGAACGTGGGGAAGGAGAGCGTGGCGCTGGACCTCGCGCATCCCGCCGCGCGCGAGGTCGTGCACGATCTCGCGCGGCGCGCCGACGTGGCCATCGAGAACTTCGTGCCCGGCGTGGCCGCCAAGCTCGGTTGCGACGCGGCGGCGCTGCAGGCGGTCAAGCCCGACCTCGTCTACTGCTCGATCTCGGGCTTCGGCCAGACGGGGCCGTGGCGCGACCGCGCCGCCTTCGCCCACATCGTCAACGCCGCGTCGGGGATGATGTACCTCGAGCGCGGCGACCGGCCGCCCCACGCCGCCAACATCCAGGCCGCCGACGTGCTCGCGGGCACGCACGCCTTCGGCGCCATCCTCGCCGCGCTGCTCCGCCGCATGCGCACCGGCGAGGGCGCGCGGCTCGACGTCTCGATGCTGGAGGCCCTCGTGGCGTGCGACGACATCACCTACGGGGCGGTGCTGAACGGAGGCGAGGAGATGGGGGCGCCGCGCCCGGGCATGTGGGTGTTCGAGATCGGCGGGCGCCACATCGCCTTCCAGACCGGAGGCGCGCCCATGCTCTGGCCGCGCCTGGTCGGGATGCTCGGCCGTCCCGAGCTGGCGCAGGATCCGCGCTTCGCGACGCCGCTGGCCCGGCGCGAGAATCTGGAGGCGCTCCGCACGGTGATCGCGGAGTGGCTCGGGCGCTTCGCCTCCGCCGACGCCGCCCTCGAGGCTCTCACCGCCGCGCGCATCCCCTGCGCGCCCGTGCTTGCCCCGCGTGAGGTGGTGGGCCACCCGCATCTCGCCGCGCGCGGCTTCTTTCCCGAGGTGCCGCACCCGGCGCGCGGCCGCGTGCGCGTCACCGCCACGCCCTTCCACGTGGACGGCCAGCCCACCCGGCCCGCCGGCCCCGCGCCGTATCGCATCGGCGAGCACACGCGCGCCATCCTCGAGGGCTGGCTCGGCTACGCGCCGGCGCGCGTGGCCGCGCTGCGCGACGCGGGCGCGATCGCCACGCCGTGAGGCGCAGCGCGCCCGCGTCATGTTAGGCTCTTCCGGACTGTCCTCACCTTCACCTCTGGCTGCGGGAGATCGATCGATGGCACGGATGACCGGCGGCGAAGCACTGGTTCAGCAGCTCCACCGCGAAGGCGTACGCGTGGTCTTCGGGCTTCCCGGCGTGCAACTCTACGGCGTGATGGCCGCGCTGCGCGAGCAGCCGGCCATCCGCTTCATCCAGACGCGCCACGAGCAGGCGACCTCGTACATGGCGGACGGCTACGCGCGCGCGGGCGGCGGCGTCGGCACCGCGCTGGTCGTCCCCGGCCCCGGCCTCCTGAACGCGGCCGCCGGGCTCAGCACCGCGTACTCCGCGTCCTCTCCGGTGTTCATGCTCTCGGGCCAGGTGCCGAGGAGCCAGATCGGCAAGGACATCGGCGTGCTCCACGAGGTGAACGATCAGCTCGACTGCATCCGCCCCGTGACCAAGTGGCGCCGGCGCGTGCTCGAGGTGTCCG is a genomic window of Candidatus Methylomirabilota bacterium containing:
- a CDS encoding NADP-dependent oxidoreductase; its protein translation is MPTASRQILLAARPSGAPQPSDFKLVEVSVADPGPGEVLVKNLYMSVDPYMRGRMNDRRSYAKPWEVGQPADGRAVGQVVKSNHPKLKLGDLVSSMLGWREYFVSDGEGLSVLDRSLPLPAYLGVLGVPGFTGWYGLKEIGKPKAGETLVVSGAAGATGSLVVQMGKILGLRVVGTAGNDEKCAWLTKELGADAAINYRKAPDLFEALRAACPQGVDVYFENVGGAMLDAVLRLVNPFARIPLCGMISQYNLETPEPGPRSMMNMVGNRVLMQGFIISDHFDKYPAFLAEVGGWLRAGRIKHEVTVVEGIDNAVKAFMGLFTGDNLGKMVVRLAPEPK
- a CDS encoding SDR family oxidoreductase; translated protein: MALDLGLGGKIAIISGGSEGLGRAAAERLAREGAKVTICARRKDVLEAAADGIRKATGGDLLAIPADATKAADIENVVRATQDRWGGVDILLNNAGTSAAAAFEKVEDDIWHEDFELKVMGAIRFCRQVIPIMKRRGGGRIVNVTTVGGKTPAPRSLPTSVSRAAGINLTKSLAHEYAADKILVNTICIGLVRSAQIDRRAKDGDLESHYTELAKRIPVGRVAHAAEFGDLVAFLVSDRASYITGTAINFDGGMSAVV
- a CDS encoding sorbosone dehydrogenase family protein, translated to MCWARVGIVLMLLGAPAVAQDTPIALPAGFHLEAFARDVPGARFMTLDPNGTVLLSQPRQSRVVALPDANRDGRADRVVTVVEGLNRPHGLAFKDGALYVAETGRVLRLRYDPATLKASDPRPIVPSIPSGGGHWTRTIAFAPDGRLFVSVGSSCNICKESDARRAAIVRYEADGSGERLFATGLRNAVGIALLPGTSTLWATVNERDWKGDDLPPEYVTEVKEGGFYGWPECYVSGKKVVLDERAGDRCQKVTLPTVEVQAHSAPLGMAFYTGQQFPTEYRGSLFVAYHGSWNRSVPTGYKVVRIPFANGQPSGPVTDFATGWLAGNRQVDGRPVDVLVGRDGALYISDDHAGAVYRVTYRP
- a CDS encoding enoyl-CoA hydratase-related protein, with translation MTQDLLEAVKDRIALLTLNRPDRLNAMSRDMLDALLEAMPRLAADPDVGVVVVTGAGRGFCAGGDVKAMAEGREGDDASLEDKAQNLRARMEVSRWLHEMPKPTIAMVRGAAAGAGLSLALACDMRIASDTSKYGTAFARVGYSGDFGGSYFLTQLVGTAKARELYLTADLVDAQQALALGMVNRVVPDAMLETETMALATRLAKGPSVAYRYMKRNLNAAESGGLKDVLDLEAWGHTRSGMTEDWREATRAFVEKREPVFKGR
- a CDS encoding serine hydrolase domain-containing protein — its product is MAFLVASAAPASLGFDPQALERLTEIINGHLTEGRYPGAQIAVARHGKLALVKSFGEARLDPRTPARDDTLWLLYSNTKVITACAVWLLAERGALRFTDPVAMHVPGFEANGKGGITILQLLTHQGGFPDADVPKAAWEDHDLLARTVCGFTLDWTPGSRVHYHGRAAHWVAAVLIERLTKTDYRAFIRDHVVEPLGLAGELFVGLPDAQHARSVDMHEPAEDGRRQVRRPDEASAEFRRAGTPGGGGYATARAMAAFYQMMVQGGMLNGARFLSTRMVEYVTRNFTGERLDHYMGMPMHRGLGPHVRGTTETIRGLGSLAHPRTFGHGGVGSSYCWGDPASGVSFAYLTNSRVPDPWHSQRLDVVSNAVHAAIAVTS
- a CDS encoding cyclopropane-fatty-acyl-phospholipid synthase family protein, which encodes MKRRRSKAHDAQSISYHYDMSNEFYALFLDPLMVYTCAYYRDPDGKLEDAQADKLDLVCRKLRLQPGETMLDIGCGWGSLAIWAAQHYGVRSHGVTLSRAQADFAAERIRREGLTDRCLVEHRDFRDLPAGARYDKIAAVGVIEHVGIPNYPAFFGRVREMLNDNGLYLNHGITHEFHWKPSSQTDFLYKYVFPNGDLAGLTETMTEQERAGWEILDVEGLRLHYARTCRQWVERLDARADEARAIVGEKVYRIWRLYLTCSSVAFQEGHIGLYQVLMRKQWDRSFDRPTTREDLYSHV
- a CDS encoding response regulator, which codes for MSGSEAPSGKRILVVDDEAPLAALMTDILSADGYTVDIAVNGLAALAHIERGAYDLILSDLRMPELDGPGLYRELERRRPELARRIAFVTGSAQSVGMEHFLEKTGAPILYKPFRIQDLQKLVSDLLER
- a CDS encoding CaiB/BaiF CoA-transferase family protein; protein product: MPASPLLDGLVVLDFTRVLAGPYCTRLLADLGARVIKIERPGEGDEMRRAHLQLEAGRDDQSTYYTRVNVGKESVALDLAHPAAREVVHDLARRADVAIENFVPGVAAKLGCDAAALQAVKPDLVYCSISGFGQTGPWRDRAAFAHIVNAASGMMYLERGDRPPHAANIQAADVLAGTHAFGAILAALLRRMRTGEGARLDVSMLEALVACDDITYGAVLNGGEEMGAPRPGMWVFEIGGRHIAFQTGGAPMLWPRLVGMLGRPELAQDPRFATPLARRENLEALRTVIAEWLGRFASADAALEALTAARIPCAPVLAPREVVGHPHLAARGFFPEVPHPARGRVRVTATPFHVDGQPTRPAGPAPYRIGEHTRAILEGWLGYAPARVAALRDAGAIATP
- a CDS encoding NAD(P)/FAD-dependent oxidoreductase encodes the protein MSVPAADVIVVGGGPGGSTAAWRLARAGFRPLVLDAAVFPRVKICAGWVTPTALADLEIDPEKYPLTIQGFAACALEFDGTRHDTRWRRPASYGIIRREFDHFLLERAAAVGADVRWGMRVTKVTAGPAGARVETERGAFEAPLVIGAGGHRCPVARDLGEVSEREEVVVAQESETRLSPEWRARLERFMDAPDIYVEADLRGYGWFFPKGDFINVGIGITGGADGSLPRRREALVAALRAAGRLPADLPLEPFKGHAYVVRRQAPRRLAGPGFCLIGDAAGLARDLSGEGIGPAIRSGILAAGVAEGMLRGRASLDGYARQIVALYGAGEPTWIGRQLSRLPGALARTAVRVVLGSARARRRVVFDTIFGMKEQGAGA
- a CDS encoding ABC transporter substrate-binding protein; protein product: MPLALATRPALETSRPYLDELPKEAMRRTIRDLLESPEPLAEVETVFDVPVIARRCLGRHWPTQSPPERAEFTDALAALLVDTLRDTVGPASRIRYTTQSASGPLVTVKAELAREGGASAALELRVHRVRGRWLLNDFVVDGMSFVAQHRADIERALAGPGEARLSS